The Trichomycterus rosablanca isolate fTriRos1 chromosome 22, fTriRos1.hap1, whole genome shotgun sequence genome has a window encoding:
- the armc5 gene encoding armadillo repeat-containing protein 5: MAHRAEQTDLPTSSSTESSSPSPESSLPWCLAQLTKPTPSADPSDHTRPESKPSKDADKRLKAGQWRALVAIRTHHIKGGSSRIAWYKAQGGLPPLLAILRRPESSRKILDLSLSILANCCTEKETRAEVRKLDGVSIVVEVLKRNASVETVENRAARTLGNLAMDPEGSTQVHSAGGVSPLLLCLSLSSSPSSPSSPSSSSSVLPPPPSSAKTERAQSAARALFYLSDSPNNRLALLSQGAFSTLAHFVAAEYPLGLRRASLRALHELTRGCGMECAREVAVSGVLTQLGLLASGEAGRALEDLALKILANLCSQGCMRPLVGSLGVVQRFAQEAKRDPLKSSASFKALCLCCKEAVNRAKVKESGGLEVLIGFLGAHRDHPMTRLAILACVDFVYDEAALEQLQELGLVPLLVARLVDLVREDEPKTGGELSPGSCFDSFDFPPPEGSRREEVGKEPGNSSFLSLRSWLLSEGLISSEGELLESPCGPESDFGSPHPSSSPSSFSSSSSSPPLSLVSEVPSPQPALLKPASSPSARTKPGRPAPPTPQSPTPPACAPTPQPRPQPGPASPFKAASPPRKRPRTSSSSSSSSSHLSLIYLDTPPVVPKTSTYQHPYHPEPWAPESPILLLLSRFSHAADPSGALVTAPVFSALLHYLTQHREPSGRCCRMLTRISSNQNCLQALVRTGAVALIRHRLCLGEEERAGKERQSERVKAKIRQLGQGLLNNVRVQSETAFGSGVLTHIVLSGSEADKLYCVLSLPLISSNRILLKKLLLDSGGLTAALDRLDCPDGGDEDDRADRCSSFFSAWSCPPEQASVSRSHALYASLLIGCLSALLAGSKVKPGADGPAETESSPGEPERDPRRRCPYQTSAHDLAFALDDGTLLPASREAVSGRAGVAEAESAYFRALLRGGFDEALSGAGEPVRIRDVTRGALLPALHYLHGCRTTPGGPDAAGRERCPVLSSLVPGGLGQLGGFERSPLAEAMIGASRFLVPGLQKVAEEMCVSLLRSSAQKLAPGVQKPDESAGHASLCPLLPRVYWFSQRYSYSRLGLACLSVLLRPQEAHFTPLPPSVSADCLLRLAREADSTEGLRKDLLGLATAALS, from the exons ATGGCACACAGGGCAGAGCAGACAGACCTGCCCACATCTAGCTCTACAGAGTCTTCCTCTCCATCACCTGAATCCTCCCTGCCATGGTGCCTGGCCCAGCTGACCAAACCCACCCCCTCAGCAGACCCCAGTGACCACACTAGGCCAGAGTCTAAACCCTCTAAAGACGCCGATAAACGACTCAAAGCAGGTCAGTGGAGGGCTCTGGTGGCCATCCGGACCCACCACATTAAGGGTGGGAGCAGCAGGATTGCATGGTATAAAGCACAGGGCGGTTTGCCTCCTCTGCTCGCCATCCTGCGCAGGCCCGAGAGCTCCAGGAAGATCTTAGATCTCAGTCTGAGCATCCTGGCCAACTGCTGCACCGAAAAGGAGACACGTGCAGAG gTGAGAAAGCTGGACGGCGTTTCTATTGTGG TGGAGGTGCTTAAGAGAAATGCTTCGGTGGAGACGGTGGAGAATCGAGCAGCTCGCACTTTAGGGAACCTTGCCATGGACCCAGAGGGCTCCACACAGGTTCATTCTGCAG GTGGTGTTTCTCCACTCCTGCTCTGCCTCTCCCTGTCCAGCTCTCCATCCTCCCCATCCTccccatcctcctcctcctcagtcCTACCCCCACCTCCTTCCTCGGCCAAAACGGAGCGCGCTCAGTCGGCCGCCCGTGCTCTCTTCTACCTTTCCGACTCCCCCAACAACCGCCTGGCTCTGCTCTCCCAGGGAGCCTTTTCCACCCTGGCGCACTTCGTCGCCGCGGAGTATCCGCTCGGCCTGAGACGGGCGTCTCTCCGCGCTCTGCACGAGCTCACCCGGGGCTGCGGCATGGAGTGCGCCAGGGAGGTGGCTGTATCCGGGGTGCTCACTCAGCTCGGGCTCTTGGCTTCGGGCGAGGCGGGGCGTGCTCTGGAGGATCTGGCGCTGAAGATCCTGGCCAACCTGTGCTCTCAGGGCTGCATGCGGCCGCTGGTGGGATCTCTGGGCGTCGTCCAGAGGTTCGCCCAGGAAGCGAAGAGAGACCCGCTGAAGTCGAGCGCCTCGTTCAAGGCTCTGTGTCTGTGCTGCAAAGAGGCCGTGAACCGGGCCAAAGTGAAAGAGAGCGGCGGCCTGGAGGTGCTGATCGGGTTCCTGGGCGCCCACCGGGACCACCCCATGACGCGGCTGGCCATCCTGGCGTGCGTGGACTTCGTGTACGACGAGGCGGCCCTGGAGCAGCTGCAGGAGCTCGGCCTGGTGCCGCTGCTGGTGGCGCGGCTCGTGGACCTCGTCAGAGAGGACGAGCCGAAGACGGGCGGCGAGCTCTCGCCCGGTTCCTGTTTCGATTCCTTCGATTTCCCTCCGCCTGAGGGGAGCAGGAGGGAGGAGGTGGGCAAGGAGCCGGGCAACTCCAGCTTTCTCAGCCTCAG GTCCTGGCTGCTCTCTGAGGGTTTGATCTCTTCAGAAGGGGAATTATTGGAGTCTCCATGTGGACCAGAGAGCGATTTCGGCTCCCCTCATCCCTCCTCCTCTCCTTCatccttctcctcctcctcctcctcacctCCTCTTTCTCTTGTTTCTGAAGTTCCCTCCCCTCAACCTGCTCTCCTGAAGCCGGCCTCTTCTCCCTCCGCTCGAACCAAACCCGGTCGCCCGGCTCCGCCCACTCCCCAGAGCCCGACCCCGCCCGCCTGCGCCCCTACTCCGCAACCCAGACCTCAACCCGGTCCCGCCTCGCCCTTCAAAGCCGCCTCCCCTCCCAGGAAGCGACCTCGTACCTCTTCGTCAtcgtcttcctcctcctcccatCTGAGCCTCATCTACTTGGACACGCCTCCGGTCGTGCCCAAGACGTCCACCTACCAGCACCCGTATCACCCGGAGCCGTGGGCGCCCGAGTCGCCCATCCTGCTCCTGCTCTCGCGCTTCTCCCACGCCGCGGACCCCAGCGGGGCGCTCGTCACCGCGCCCGTCTTCTCGGCTCTGCTACACTACCTGACGCAGCACCGGGAGCCCAGCGGGCGCTGCTGCCGCATGCTGACCAGGATCAGCAGCAATCAGAACTGCCTGCAGGCGCTGGTGAGGACCGGCGCCGTGGCCCTCATCAGGCATCGCCTCTGCCTGGGGGAGGAGGAGAGGGCGGGAAAGGAGCGGCAGTCCGAGCGAGTGAAAGCCAAAATCAGGCAGCTGG GTCAAGGGTTGCTGAATAACGTGCGCGTTCAGAGTGAGACTGCTTTCGGTTCTGGGGTTCTGACCCACATCGTTCTCTCGGGCTCTGAGGCGGATAAGCTGTACTGTGTTCTCTCTCTGCCTTTAATAAGCAG TAACCGGATTCTTTTGAAGAAGCTGCTGCTGGACAGCGGGGGCTTGACCGCCGCTCTCGATCGCCTCGACTGTCCGGACGGCGGCGACGAGGACGACCGCGCTGATAGATGTTCCTCGTTCTTCTCGGCTTGGTCCTGCCCACCTGAACAGGCGTCGGTTTCTAGATCGCACGCCTTGTACGCCTCCCTGCTGATCGGCTGCCTGTCCGCTCTCCTGGCGGGGTCGAAGGTCAAACCGGGCGCGGACGGTCCGGCCGAGACGGAATCCTCTCCGGGCGAGCCCGAGCGGGATCCGCGGCGCCGCTGCCCTTACCAGACGTCCGCCCACGACCTCGCGTTCGCGCTGGACGACGGGACTCTGCTCCCAGCCAGTCGGGAAGCCGTCTCGGGCCGAGCGGGCGTGGCCGAGGCGGAGTCCGCGTACTTCCGCGCGCTGTTGAGGGGCGGGTTCGACGAAGCCCTGAGCGGCGCGGGAGAACCCGTTCGGATCCGAGACGTGACCCGAGGCGCGCTTCTGCCCGCGCTCCATTATCTCCACGGGTGCCGGACGACCCCCGGAGGTCCGGACGCCGCCGGGCGCGAGCGCTGCCCCGTGTTGTCCTCGCTGGTTCCCGGTGGTCTGGGCCAGCTCGGCGGGTTTGAGAGGAGTCCGCTCGCCGAGGCGATGATCGGAGCCAGCAGGTTTCTGGTGCCCGGGTTACAGAAGGTGGCCGAGGAGATGTGCGTGTCCCTGCTGCGCTCCTCTGCCCAAAAACTCGCCCCTGGAGTCCAGAAACCGGACGAGTCCGCTGGACACGCCTCTCTCTGCCCCCTCCTGCCCCGGGTTTACTGGTTTTCCCAGCGCTACTCTTACTCCAGACTCGGCCTGGCCTGTCTGTCTGTACTCCTGCGTCCTCAGGAGGCGCACTTTACCCCCCTGCCTCCGTCCGTCTCGGCCGACTGTTTGCTCCGCCTGGCCAGGGAGGCCGACAGCACCGAGGGCCTGCGGAAGGACCTGCTCGGTCTCGCCACCGCGGCTCTGAGCTAA